A genomic stretch from Candidatus Schekmanbacteria bacterium includes:
- a CDS encoding 50S ribosomal protein L7/L12 yields MAEETKISKESVIKFIEEMTVLELSEFVKELEEKFGVTAAAAMPVGAVAAAAGGGAEAQAEEKTEFTVTLKSVGDKKIQVIKEVRAVTGLGLKEAKDLVDGAPKPIKEGVSKEEAEEIKKKVEAVGAVVEIS; encoded by the coding sequence ATGGCTGAAGAAACAAAAATTTCAAAAGAATCCGTAATCAAATTTATTGAGGAAATGACAGTTTTAGAACTGTCAGAATTTGTGAAAGAGCTGGAAGAAAAGTTTGGTGTTACAGCAGCAGCTGCTATGCCTGTAGGTGCTGTGGCGGCAGCAGCCGGCGGCGGTGCTGAAGCTCAAGCTGAGGAGAAAACTGAGTTTACAGTAACATTGAAGAGTGTTGGTGATAAGAAAATTCAGGTTATCAAAGAAGTGCGGGCTGTTACAGGACTTGGCTTGAAAGAGGCGAAGGATTTAGTCGATGGAGCGCCTAAACCAATCAAAGAAGGAGTTTCAAAAGAGGAAGCTGAAGAGATTAAAAAGAAAGTTGAAGCGGTAGGCGCAGTTGTTGAAATATCTTAG